In Pseudobdellovibrionaceae bacterium, the following proteins share a genomic window:
- a CDS encoding CBS domain-containing protein has translation MKTAKDLMTKDVFTIDAAEELADVVKDFVEHGVSTVPVLDHMGDVLGLMSEMSLVSAFIRQNLGDEKHRRVGHHSEQLADPVFVVEETPVAEVVKQLIHSPVHRVLVKNKAEKLCGIISPKDLLSFLAGEGDRMKDLRDQLDEANEKLLEMMSELEDVKSVLGQYQKLYENTPIMMHSVDQAGKIIMANKFIHNVLGYDEGEMLGKTLDDLYVKSCLHEARQGLKWIMDKGYHHNTYTSMVGKDGKKVRVDIASSALRSPKGEFIGTISVSRVIDSDNLLRALHGLLNRDKLGEEELEEFLAEIGDQKRKA, from the coding sequence ATGAAAACAGCGAAAGACCTGATGACCAAAGATGTATTCACCATTGATGCGGCCGAGGAGTTGGCGGACGTGGTGAAAGACTTTGTTGAACATGGAGTTTCCACCGTCCCCGTTCTGGATCACATGGGCGATGTTCTTGGACTTATGTCTGAAATGTCCTTAGTCAGTGCCTTTATCAGGCAGAACTTGGGCGATGAAAAACACCGACGGGTGGGGCACCATTCAGAACAATTGGCGGACCCGGTTTTTGTAGTCGAAGAAACCCCGGTGGCCGAGGTGGTTAAGCAACTCATTCACTCGCCTGTTCATCGGGTGCTGGTCAAAAATAAAGCGGAAAAGCTTTGTGGCATCATTAGCCCCAAGGATTTGTTGTCCTTTCTCGCCGGCGAAGGCGATCGCATGAAGGACCTGCGTGATCAGCTAGATGAGGCCAACGAGAAGCTCCTCGAAATGATGAGTGAGTTGGAAGACGTGAAGAGTGTATTGGGCCAATACCAAAAACTCTATGAAAACACCCCGATCATGATGCACTCCGTGGACCAGGCCGGAAAAATCATCATGGCTAATAAGTTCATTCACAATGTTCTCGGCTATGACGAAGGGGAGATGTTGGGGAAAACCCTTGATGATCTCTACGTTAAGAGTTGCCTCCACGAAGCCCGCCAGGGCCTCAAGTGGATCATGGACAAGGGTTACCATCACAACACCTATACTTCGATGGTGGGTAAAGATGGCAAGAAGGTCCGGGTGGACATTGCCTCCTCGGCCCTGCGCTCACCCAAAGGTGAATTCATTGGCACGATCTCGGTGTCACGGGTGATTGATTCGGACAATCTTTTGCGTGCCTTACATGGGCTCCTTAATCGCGACAAGTTGGGCGAAGAGGAACTGGAAGAATTCTTGGCTGAAATCGGCGATCAAAAACGCAAGGCTTAA
- a CDS encoding PilZ domain-containing protein — MGKILKGVRVLRRHLSRWFYVTSMWAIKRLPDAIQGKLIRRQLHLPLVLPGDMVFKIADTKEEFAQALALVYEAYLEQGLISCNQHAQRFTKYHASPFSTVIVGKWQDEVVATLTVIVDSPLGLPADAGWDLDDLRRWGDRVAEISSLAIKRGWRRKRGFILMPLVKFLYEYAIKYAGVDRFVAVTNESARFFYRHILLFEDLEPKSTGKSYQFVKTNCPWGMTLNLRRARGDFRRVSVGKGEGQNIFRFFCERQFAGFHYPERSFFKSLDPVLAPHDLRELLKCGVLGGLEISDPDREFLRSAYHFQEFKQLIPMESPSVQKDRQHPRFPVRIKGQVNKSGSQRPIPIEIFEVSEKGLMIRLSGESLLLSNMTLRFLVSPWQSVEVEAQPVWCKPGGIMGLRIHKVNRSIWGAYMQYLEGDLKREASLIPKPRKSAENKLKKAA; from the coding sequence ATGGGGAAAATCTTAAAAGGGGTGCGGGTGCTTCGGCGGCACCTTTCACGCTGGTTTTACGTCACATCAATGTGGGCGATCAAGCGCCTACCCGATGCGATTCAAGGAAAACTTATTCGCCGTCAGCTTCATCTACCCTTGGTCCTGCCAGGGGATATGGTGTTTAAGATTGCTGATACCAAGGAGGAGTTTGCCCAAGCCCTCGCTTTGGTCTACGAGGCCTACCTAGAGCAGGGGCTGATCTCCTGTAACCAACACGCCCAACGTTTCACCAAATATCATGCCTCACCCTTTTCCACGGTGATTGTCGGGAAGTGGCAGGATGAAGTGGTGGCAACGTTAACAGTGATTGTGGATAGTCCTTTAGGGCTACCCGCCGATGCGGGTTGGGATCTGGATGACTTAAGGCGCTGGGGCGATCGGGTGGCGGAGATTTCTTCCTTGGCCATCAAACGCGGCTGGCGACGGAAACGGGGATTCATTCTCATGCCGCTGGTGAAGTTTCTCTATGAGTACGCTATCAAGTACGCGGGCGTGGATCGCTTTGTTGCTGTTACTAACGAATCGGCACGCTTTTTCTACCGGCATATTCTTCTGTTTGAGGACCTGGAACCAAAATCCACCGGCAAGAGCTACCAGTTTGTCAAAACCAATTGCCCTTGGGGTATGACCTTGAATCTGCGTCGAGCGAGAGGGGACTTCCGCCGGGTCTCTGTTGGTAAAGGGGAGGGGCAAAACATATTTCGCTTCTTTTGCGAGCGACAGTTTGCAGGCTTTCACTATCCCGAGAGGAGCTTTTTTAAATCGCTCGACCCCGTACTGGCTCCTCATGACTTGCGTGAGCTTCTCAAGTGTGGAGTGCTTGGAGGCTTGGAGATTTCAGATCCGGATCGAGAGTTCTTGCGATCGGCTTACCACTTTCAAGAATTCAAACAATTGATTCCTATGGAGTCTCCTTCGGTGCAAAAGGATCGGCAACACCCAAGGTTTCCCGTTCGCATTAAAGGTCAGGTGAATAAATCTGGCTCGCAAAGACCAATTCCCATAGAGATCTTTGAGGTGAGCGAGAAAGGCCTGATGATTCGTCTTTCCGGAGAGTCTCTTCTCCTCTCCAATATGACTTTGCGCTTTTTAGTTTCACCCTGGCAATCCGTCGAAGTGGAGGCCCAGCCTGTTTGGTGTAAACCTGGAGGGATTATGGGCTTGCGGATTCATAAGGTGAACCGGTCCATCTGGGGAGCCTACATGCAATACCTGGAGGGTGATCTGAAAAGAGAAGCCTCACTTATTCCCAAACCTCGAAAGTCGGCGGAGAATAAATTGAAAAAGGCCGCATAG
- the mpl gene encoding UDP-N-acetylmuramate:L-alanyl-gamma-D-glutamyl-meso-diaminopimelate ligase: MLEQGAHIHLMGICGTAMASLAGMLKDMGYKITGSDQNVYPPMSTQLAELGIPIMEGYKKENLQSRPDLVIVGNVITRKHEEAEALLASDIPYTSLPKALGEYAIAERHSVVIAGTHGKTTTTSLMSWIAESCGKKPGFLVGGIPLNFSRSFRAPQGDWFVIEGDEYDTAFFDKVPKFIHYKPKYVVLTSVEFDHADIYNNLEDVKKAFHMLMDLIPQDGLLVVNGEDPVAMDLAKRCKARVVTYGLEKGDYQVASRQVLVGRNQFAVVHQGRRIADLAIKQFGPHNTMNALATFAMARELKWPLVDILNGFAEFKGVKRRQEVIGEPRGITVIEDFAHHPTAVDLTIKTMRERFSGHKLFAVFEPRSATSRRRIFQQDYIKALQQAEVAIVAKPYDQSKIAEEDRFSTEELVEAIKAHGKSAYEGDNVDHIIELLTSQAQPGDVILIMSNGGFDGIYGKLLNALG; the protein is encoded by the coding sequence ATGTTAGAACAAGGCGCACACATACATCTAATGGGAATTTGTGGAACGGCCATGGCCAGCCTTGCCGGGATGTTGAAGGACATGGGATACAAAATCACCGGTAGTGATCAGAATGTCTACCCACCCATGTCGACTCAGTTGGCTGAGCTTGGTATTCCCATTATGGAAGGTTACAAAAAAGAAAACCTCCAGTCGCGACCTGATTTGGTGATCGTTGGTAATGTTATCACCCGCAAGCATGAGGAGGCCGAAGCCCTGCTGGCCAGTGATATTCCCTATACCAGTCTTCCCAAAGCTCTCGGTGAGTACGCCATTGCCGAGCGACATTCGGTCGTCATTGCCGGAACGCACGGGAAGACGACCACGACTTCATTAATGAGCTGGATCGCTGAGTCCTGTGGCAAAAAGCCGGGTTTTTTGGTGGGAGGTATTCCTCTCAATTTCTCCCGATCTTTCCGTGCCCCTCAAGGTGATTGGTTTGTGATTGAAGGGGACGAGTATGACACGGCTTTCTTCGATAAGGTTCCCAAGTTCATTCACTACAAGCCCAAGTATGTGGTACTTACCAGTGTGGAGTTTGACCACGCTGATATCTACAACAACCTAGAAGATGTGAAGAAGGCCTTTCATATGCTGATGGATCTCATCCCTCAGGATGGTCTTTTGGTGGTCAATGGGGAAGACCCTGTGGCCATGGATTTGGCCAAAAGATGTAAGGCTCGGGTGGTCACCTACGGATTGGAAAAGGGCGACTACCAAGTGGCATCACGCCAGGTCCTTGTCGGCCGCAATCAGTTTGCCGTGGTTCACCAAGGAAGGCGCATTGCCGATTTGGCCATCAAACAGTTTGGCCCCCATAACACAATGAATGCCTTGGCCACCTTCGCCATGGCCCGCGAACTCAAATGGCCACTGGTCGATATTCTTAATGGCTTTGCTGAGTTCAAAGGGGTCAAGCGTCGTCAGGAAGTGATTGGTGAGCCTCGTGGCATCACCGTGATCGAAGACTTCGCTCATCACCCGACGGCGGTGGACCTGACCATTAAGACCATGCGCGAGCGGTTCTCAGGTCACAAACTGTTTGCCGTGTTTGAACCTCGTTCAGCGACCAGTCGTAGACGCATCTTTCAGCAGGACTACATTAAGGCCTTGCAACAGGCCGAGGTGGCCATAGTGGCTAAGCCCTACGATCAATCTAAAATCGCTGAAGAGGATCGTTTCTCCACCGAGGAATTGGTGGAAGCCATCAAAGCCCACGGCAAGTCGGCCTATGAAGGCGATAACGTGGATCACATCATTGAGCTTCTGACCAGCCAGGCTCAGCCGGGAGATGTGATCCTCATTATGTCCAACGGGGGATTTGACGGCATTTACGGAAAGCTCCTCAATGCACTAGGGTGA
- a CDS encoding DUF2784 domain-containing protein has translation MLGLKILDQFFIYFHLVLTLFNTLGWAWRKTRSIHLITVGLTAFSWLGLGIWYGLGYCPLTHWHWLVRERLGHGDMPASYIEFMIEYFTPLDVDSQMVDGWVGGVFTLAVVLSLILNYRDWRRPRLQSENSIP, from the coding sequence ATGTTGGGCCTTAAGATTCTTGATCAGTTCTTTATTTACTTCCACCTGGTGCTCACCTTGTTTAACACGCTGGGGTGGGCGTGGCGAAAAACCAGGAGCATTCACCTGATCACAGTGGGCCTGACGGCCTTCTCTTGGCTGGGCTTGGGAATTTGGTATGGTCTTGGCTATTGTCCTCTCACCCACTGGCACTGGCTGGTGCGAGAGAGATTGGGCCATGGCGATATGCCGGCCTCTTACATTGAGTTTATGATCGAGTACTTTACGCCATTGGATGTGGATTCCCAGATGGTAGATGGCTGGGTGGGCGGGGTCTTCACCTTGGCCGTGGTCCTCAGTTTGATTTTAAACTACCGTGATTGGCGCAGACCCCGACTTCAGTCAGAAAATTCCATCCCCTAG
- a CDS encoding serine hydrolase has protein sequence MNRFEKRLAQIIDERLEHHLDHVTPGIKLRAYRKGKLAGELSLGKTYRFYDLASLTKILFTVPVLMRLVEEKELNLNHPMRHYLDWYPSPRTQVKEVLSHFAGLPWWAPFYKKMRGPMNPEKRWRQLEGHLRKVKPGPKTRAIYSDIDFFMLGMLVEEIHGAPLEEVWRDYRESLDLKGFTMHFNPGNRPKYKRSLYAPTETCSWRGKTMQGEVHDENCWSLGGVAPHAGLFGTLDDVSQWALLLRRSYLQKSGSQLIGQKTLHHFAKRAVPRGKGDWASGFMIPTKGKASCGRNLSLRSFGHTGFTGTSLWYDPVKDLMVIILSNRVHPTRENTAFVALRPLLHDWIVEALG, from the coding sequence ATGAATCGCTTTGAAAAGCGACTGGCGCAGATTATTGACGAGCGTCTTGAGCACCATTTGGATCATGTGACTCCAGGAATAAAGCTTCGCGCCTATCGTAAAGGGAAACTCGCAGGTGAGTTGAGTTTGGGGAAGACCTATCGCTTTTATGATCTGGCCTCGCTGACAAAAATATTGTTTACCGTGCCGGTATTGATGCGTTTGGTGGAAGAGAAGGAACTCAATCTCAATCATCCTATGCGCCACTACCTGGATTGGTACCCAAGTCCGCGCACCCAGGTGAAAGAAGTTCTGAGTCACTTTGCCGGCCTTCCCTGGTGGGCCCCCTTTTACAAAAAAATGCGCGGGCCGATGAATCCGGAAAAAAGATGGAGGCAGTTGGAAGGCCATTTGCGCAAGGTCAAACCCGGTCCCAAGACCCGGGCCATCTATTCAGACATCGATTTTTTTATGCTTGGCATGCTGGTGGAAGAAATCCACGGAGCACCTCTTGAAGAAGTGTGGCGGGACTACCGAGAAAGTTTGGATCTTAAGGGTTTCACCATGCACTTTAACCCCGGCAACAGGCCAAAGTACAAAAGGTCTCTCTATGCCCCGACGGAGACCTGCTCTTGGCGGGGGAAAACCATGCAGGGCGAAGTCCATGACGAAAACTGTTGGTCATTAGGGGGAGTGGCTCCTCACGCGGGACTCTTTGGCACTTTGGATGACGTCAGCCAGTGGGCATTACTGTTGAGAAGGTCTTATCTGCAAAAGTCCGGATCCCAATTGATCGGCCAGAAAACCCTGCACCACTTTGCCAAACGGGCCGTTCCCCGAGGCAAAGGCGACTGGGCCAGTGGTTTTATGATTCCTACTAAAGGCAAAGCCAGCTGTGGTAGAAACCTTTCATTGCGGAGCTTTGGCCATACCGGTTTTACCGGCACCTCGCTTTGGTATGATCCCGTTAAAGATCTGATGGTGATCATTCTCTCCAACCGTGTCCATCCCACCAGGGAAAACACCGCTTTTGTTGCCCTGAGGCCTTTACTTCATGATTGGATTGTCGAGGCCCTTGGTTAA
- a CDS encoding LD-carboxypeptidase — MTRSLFRRKPKMISWRPLVEGDVVDLIAPGFAPTKGEIRGAVAFLRSWGLKPRVPPGLLGADVLCSNSDKKRFQFLKRALLAKDSRAIWCLRGGYGANRLLPDLNSLRRPAQSKVLIGYSDVTTLHLFLNHKWGWNTIHGPLLDRFGQGVGRPRDKREMKALLFGDKPILEFSELRPLNTKASRQQTLRAPITGGNLTTWASAIGTPWEGVPRGKILFFEDIGEQGRKVDRMLVQMDQAGHLKGVKAMIFGEFIGGAQSNGRYLWREVIRRFADEAPFPVFDHFPAGHGPAQRPIPFGPRAELQMGKEPHLRVGSGFLS; from the coding sequence CAAACCAAAAATGATCTCGTGGCGTCCATTAGTTGAGGGTGATGTGGTGGACCTCATTGCGCCCGGATTTGCGCCTACCAAAGGGGAAATTAGGGGGGCGGTGGCCTTTCTTCGCAGCTGGGGACTCAAACCTCGTGTGCCCCCCGGTCTTCTTGGCGCCGATGTCTTGTGTTCCAACAGCGACAAAAAACGCTTTCAGTTTTTAAAACGGGCTCTATTGGCCAAAGACTCCCGCGCCATTTGGTGTTTGCGTGGTGGCTACGGGGCGAATCGATTGTTGCCGGACCTCAACTCTTTGCGCAGACCCGCTCAAAGTAAAGTCCTGATCGGCTACAGTGACGTGACCACTCTTCATTTGTTTCTCAATCATAAATGGGGCTGGAACACCATTCATGGTCCGCTTTTGGATCGCTTTGGCCAGGGTGTGGGCCGGCCGCGGGACAAGCGCGAGATGAAAGCTCTGTTGTTCGGCGACAAACCGATTTTGGAGTTTTCAGAGCTGAGGCCATTGAATACGAAAGCCAGTCGCCAACAAACACTGCGCGCGCCGATCACGGGTGGCAACCTCACCACTTGGGCATCGGCGATCGGCACTCCCTGGGAAGGGGTACCGCGCGGAAAAATTCTATTTTTTGAGGACATCGGTGAGCAGGGTCGCAAGGTGGATCGTATGCTAGTGCAAATGGATCAGGCAGGCCACCTTAAAGGCGTCAAGGCCATGATCTTTGGCGAATTCATTGGCGGCGCCCAATCCAACGGTCGTTATCTTTGGCGGGAAGTGATTCGTCGTTTTGCCGATGAGGCTCCCTTTCCAGTGTTTGATCATTTCCCTGCCGGTCATGGGCCCGCCCAGCGGCCCATCCCCTTTGGTCCACGGGCAGAACTGCAGATGGGTAAAGAGCCTCATCTGCGTGTGGGATCAGGATTCCTTTCATGA